A window of Sutcliffiella cohnii contains these coding sequences:
- the leuS gene encoding leucine--tRNA ligase, producing MSFQHQDIEKKWQHYWEENKTFKTTEDYSKEKFYALDMFPYPSGAGLHVGHPEGYTATDILSRMKRMQGYNVLHPMGWDAFGLPAEQYALDTGNDPAEFTEQNINTFRRQIKELGFSYDWDREVNTTDPNFYKWTQWIFLKLYEKGLAYVDEVPVNWCPALGTVLANEEVIDGKSERGGHPVERRPMRQWILRITEYADRLLEDLEELDWPESLKDMQRNWIGRSEGANVHFSIDGYDEQFTVFTTRPDTLFGATYAVLAPEHSLVEKITTSEQKEAVEAYIKSVQSKSDLERTELSKEKSGVFTGAYAVNPANGEKLPIWIADYVLISYGTGAIMAVPAHDERDYEFATKFELPIIEVVAGGDVTKEAYTGDGDHVNSDFLNGLGKEEAISNMIEWLEANGKGEKKVSYRLRDWLFSRQRYWGEPIPIIHWEDGTMTAVPVEELPLVLPKTTEIRPSGTGESPLAAIEDWVNVVDPVTGKKGRRETNTMPQWGGSCWYYLRYIDPNNNEQLADPEKLKHWLPVDIYIGGAEHAVLHLLYARFWHKFLYDIGVVPTKEPFQKLFNQGMILGENNEKMSKSKGNVVNPDDIIESHGADTLRLYEMFMGPLDASIAWSTNGLDGSRRFLDRIWRLFIDDNGKLSHKIVEHTEEDSLEKVYHATVKKVTEDFEGLRFNTAISQMMVFMNEAYKVDSIPKEYVEGFVKLLSPICPHISEELWEKLGNEGTITYAAWPTFDESKLVEDEVEIVVQINGKLKAKLNVPADASRETMEEIALSDEIISTQLEGKTVRKVIAVPGKLVNIVAN from the coding sequence ATGTCATTTCAACATCAAGACATAGAAAAAAAGTGGCAGCATTATTGGGAAGAAAATAAAACGTTTAAAACAACAGAAGATTATTCAAAAGAAAAGTTTTACGCATTAGACATGTTTCCATATCCATCAGGAGCTGGATTACACGTAGGCCATCCAGAAGGATATACAGCAACAGATATTCTTTCTCGTATGAAGCGCATGCAAGGTTACAACGTTCTACATCCAATGGGGTGGGATGCGTTCGGTTTACCAGCAGAGCAGTATGCACTTGATACCGGTAACGACCCTGCTGAATTTACGGAGCAAAATATTAATACGTTTAGAAGACAAATTAAAGAGCTAGGTTTCTCTTACGATTGGGATCGCGAAGTTAATACAACAGATCCAAACTTTTACAAATGGACACAATGGATTTTCCTTAAGCTATATGAAAAAGGATTAGCTTACGTAGATGAAGTACCTGTTAACTGGTGTCCAGCATTAGGTACAGTTCTTGCAAACGAGGAAGTAATTGATGGGAAATCTGAGCGTGGCGGTCACCCGGTAGAGCGTCGTCCAATGAGACAATGGATTTTAAGAATTACGGAATACGCTGACCGTCTATTAGAAGATTTAGAAGAACTAGACTGGCCAGAAAGTTTAAAAGATATGCAACGTAACTGGATTGGTCGTTCAGAAGGAGCGAACGTTCATTTTTCTATTGATGGTTACGATGAACAGTTTACAGTATTTACAACTAGACCGGATACACTATTCGGTGCAACGTATGCTGTATTAGCTCCAGAGCACTCTTTAGTTGAAAAAATTACAACATCTGAGCAAAAAGAAGCAGTAGAAGCTTATATCAAAAGTGTCCAAAGCAAAAGCGATTTAGAGCGCACTGAACTTTCTAAAGAAAAATCAGGTGTATTCACGGGAGCATATGCAGTAAACCCAGCAAACGGAGAGAAACTACCGATTTGGATTGCTGACTATGTTTTAATTTCATATGGTACAGGTGCGATTATGGCAGTACCAGCCCACGATGAGCGTGATTACGAATTTGCAACAAAATTTGAGCTTCCAATAATCGAAGTAGTTGCAGGTGGAGACGTAACGAAAGAGGCTTATACTGGTGATGGAGATCATGTGAATTCTGATTTCTTAAATGGATTAGGGAAAGAAGAAGCGATTTCTAACATGATTGAATGGTTAGAAGCAAACGGTAAAGGGGAAAAGAAAGTTTCCTACCGCCTGCGTGATTGGTTATTTAGTCGTCAACGTTATTGGGGTGAGCCGATTCCAATTATTCATTGGGAAGATGGTACAATGACAGCTGTTCCTGTGGAAGAATTACCGCTAGTACTACCGAAAACGACGGAAATTCGTCCTTCTGGTACGGGGGAATCTCCACTAGCAGCTATTGAAGATTGGGTGAATGTTGTTGATCCAGTTACAGGTAAAAAAGGCCGTCGTGAAACGAACACAATGCCTCAATGGGGCGGAAGCTGCTGGTACTATTTACGATATATTGATCCGAACAACAATGAACAATTAGCAGATCCGGAAAAACTAAAGCATTGGTTACCTGTCGATATTTATATTGGAGGAGCAGAGCACGCAGTACTTCACTTACTATATGCTCGTTTCTGGCACAAGTTTTTATACGATATCGGTGTAGTTCCAACGAAAGAGCCGTTCCAAAAGTTATTCAACCAAGGAATGATCTTAGGAGAAAATAACGAGAAAATGAGTAAATCAAAAGGAAACGTTGTAAATCCTGACGATATTATTGAAAGTCATGGCGCAGATACCCTACGTCTATATGAAATGTTTATGGGACCATTAGACGCATCCATCGCTTGGTCTACAAATGGATTAGACGGATCACGCCGTTTCCTTGATCGTATATGGAGACTATTTATTGATGATAACGGTAAGCTTAGTCATAAAATTGTTGAACATACAGAGGAAGACTCGTTAGAAAAGGTATACCATGCGACAGTGAAAAAAGTGACAGAAGACTTTGAAGGACTTCGTTTCAATACAGCTATTTCACAAATGATGGTTTTCATGAACGAAGCATATAAAGTAGATAGTATTCCGAAAGAATACGTAGAAGGCTTCGTTAAACTTCTATCGCCGATATGTCCTCATATTTCAGAAGAGCTTTGGGAAAAGCTAGGCAATGAAGGAACGATTACGTATGCTGCTTGGCCAACTTTCGATGAGTCAAAGTTAGTTGAAGATGAAGTAGAAATCGTCGTTCAAATTAACGGTAAGCTAAAAGCAAAACTGAATGTACCAGCTGACGCTTCTCGAGAAACGATGGAGGAAATCGCACTTTCAGATGAAATAATTAGTACTCAACTTGAAGGGAAAACTGTTCGAAAAGTAATTGCAGTACCTGGAAAATTAGTGAACATCGTAGCGAACTAA
- a CDS encoding rhodanese-like domain-containing protein, whose product MTDIPVITAEELKAKLEKGEELLLVDVREDEEVEMGIIPQAKHIKMGDIPESLEQFEKDKEYIFICRSGRRSENVCAYLQDQGYKVRNMVGGMLDWEGEVK is encoded by the coding sequence ATGACAGATATTCCAGTAATTACGGCTGAAGAATTAAAAGCAAAGCTAGAAAAAGGGGAAGAGCTTTTATTAGTAGATGTTCGTGAAGACGAAGAAGTTGAAATGGGGATAATTCCTCAAGCGAAGCATATCAAAATGGGAGACATTCCAGAAAGTTTAGAGCAATTTGAAAAGGATAAAGAGTATATTTTCATTTGTCGTTCTGGACGTCGTAGTGAAAATGTATGTGCATATTTACAAGACCAAGGCTATAAAGTCCGCAACATGGTTGGTGGAATGCTTGATTGGGAAGGCGAAGTAAAATAA
- a CDS encoding DUF3231 family protein — protein MSNPLEAIFNMMKISFDNTNEPKSPLHVIEVGDCWTYLTMVEEFIRYEEIGLNTTSDDEVKETLIDVTRICESQIKRLSNFMKNEGIPFPDVSSTKPNSDPTDVPLGVKLTDDEITNGLAFKLVASSQFCAKGQANAIRNDVGTMWIEFFFEWAVFGATLKTLMRKRGWLKVPPYYYPPGSPQK, from the coding sequence ATGTCGAATCCATTAGAAGCTATATTTAACATGATGAAAATTTCGTTTGATAATACAAACGAGCCTAAATCTCCGTTACATGTAATAGAAGTTGGAGATTGTTGGACCTATTTGACAATGGTAGAGGAGTTTATTAGGTACGAGGAAATTGGGCTAAACACGACCTCTGACGATGAGGTAAAGGAAACACTTATTGATGTAACGAGAATTTGTGAATCACAAATAAAAAGGCTTAGTAATTTTATGAAAAATGAAGGAATACCATTTCCAGACGTATCGTCAACTAAACCGAATTCTGACCCAACGGATGTACCTCTTGGCGTTAAACTAACAGATGATGAAATTACGAACGGGTTAGCATTTAAATTAGTAGCAAGCTCCCAGTTTTGTGCAAAAGGACAAGCTAATGCAATTCGAAATGATGTGGGAACAATGTGGATTGAATTTTTCTTTGAATGGGCAGTGTTTGGCGCAACACTAAAAACGTTAATGAGGAAACGTGGATGGCTAAAAGTCCCTCCATACTATTATCCTCCTGGCAGCCCTCAAAAGTAA